CAATGGTGATGTGCCAAGCAACAAAGGTGTTTGTACTGATGTAATTATCAGGGCATATAGAAAACTGGGCATAGACCTTCAAAAAGAGGTACATGAAGACATGAAGGTTAACTTTTCAGCCTATCCAAAGAATTGGGGGTTAACAAATACAGACACCAATATTGATCATAGAAGGGTGCCAAATCTTATGGTTTTCTTCTCAAGAAAAGGTATTAAGCTGCCCATTTCCCAAAAGCCAGAAGACTATCTTCCGGGTGAGATTGTATGCTGGGATCTTGGTGGTGGAATAACACACATCGGTTTCGTGGTAAATGTCAAAGACCTCAACTCAGACAGGTATAAAATCGTTCATAATATTGGTGCAGGTCAGGTGGTTGAAGACTGCCTATTCAAATTTAAGATCATAGGTCACTATAGGTACAGTGGCTAGAACAATACGTGTGCTAACAGGTCGGTATATGTCATTGGCTTCTGTGCCGCGAGAATTTTCTGGTTTAAAAAGACTAGTATTGTGGCTGGCGGCACAGGCTGCCCCGGCTCTCGCCGGGGACCCCCGCTGGTGTCACGGTTTTTGCCAACGCGAGAATAAACAAAACAACATCATAACCCTGCATCGCACCACGAGTGCAAAAACACGCGCCACCGCGACTCTGCGCCAACGCCACATACCGCCGAACGTTAGCGGGCATTATAGGAATAAAAACAACTACAATGAATATTTGGACAATTGAAACAAGATTATATAGAAAAGAAAAGCAAGTCATACTGATTCTTGCATTCTTGTTTATGCCTTTTATTCATTCGTTTAGCGTCAATTACCAAACAGATTCTATTAAATACAAATCACAGATTGATTCAATCTCAAAAAAGGAATTCTACTTATTAGTTGACTCAATGCCAGAATATCCTGGAGGACAAAGTGAAATGCTGAAATTCTTTGTGACAAACTTTAAATATCCTGCTGAAATAGATGCTTGTTGTAAAGTAATTGTGGAATTCATTGTGGACACGACAGGTCAAATGACAGATTTGAAAATTATTCGGAATCTACAGAAAGACTTTGATAATGAAACATTGAGAGTTTTAAGTTTAATGCCCAAATGGAAACAGGGGAAATTAAATGGAAGAGCAGTGAATGTAAAGATTATTTTTCCCTTGAATATTTCCTTGCAATAAAAACACAAATCATGTCTTATCTGAAATGTATTTTGCTTTTACTTGCTTTTAATCCATTGAATTCAGTAGCTTGTGATTGTGACTGGGGAGGTGATTTTTTTAATGTTGGACTAAAAGAAGATCTAATAATAAAAGGAAAAGTGCTTGAATTCTCTACGCTGAATTTTGGGTTTAATGTTCAAATGACTGTTGAAATCATTGAAAATTTCAAAGGAATTGAGAACCGAAAAACAATAACAGTATGGGGTGATCGCGGATATGATTGCCGACCATACTTGAGTCTTTTTAAGCAAGGAACAGAATACTTTATGGCATTGCATAAATTGAATGAGAATGAATATGAAATCTTTAATTGCGGAGAATACTATTTGTCCATCCACAATGGATTTGTAGAAAGTGAAATTGCCATTCAGAAAGAGTATCCTCATACTGAAAGAATTAAAGTGAAGAGATTTAAAAATATTTTGAAGAGAAAATTAAATAACGCCCGCTAACATTGTGTAGCATTAATGGCGGGTGAAGCACGTTCCGAAAGGTTCGTTTCCCGCATCAACCATCTAACGGTTTGAAAGGAAATTCGCCCGCAATCCGCCACTAATGCTACACTACCCGTTGTACCGCATGCAAAAACCGAAGTGCAATTAACTTGGATTATAGATAAGTGAAAAAGATTCATATAGATAAAAACGGACGTGAATTCATAAAAGAGACTTACTTCGTTGGTGGAAAAATGAAATTCCGAAGAGTTTATGTAATTGATGGCATTCCGGCCGATGAATTTTACGAGAAAAATGCGACTGACTTGGACTTCTATTTGAATGGAGACTATGAGTTAATAAATAGCGCAAAAGATTTTAATAATCATTTCAAAGAGCAAGACAACAAAGAACCTGATTCGGTTGATAATGAAGGTTTAGAAAACCTGCCTTTTTAAAACCTTGACAATCAGAAAGAATAATAATGAAGCATTACCATTTACATAATCGACCAAATAGAGAACTGACTAAAAAATCAGACATTGATAGAATCCTTGAAAAAGGAAAATTTGCTGTGATTTCAATGTGTCGAGAGAATGAACCGTATATCGTCACGCTTAGTTATGGATATGATGCCGAAAATGATACACTTTATTTTCACTGCGCTAAAAATGGTCTCAAGTTGGATTTTTTGAATTCTAACAAAAATGTTTGTGCGACAGTAATTGAGGATAAAGGATATGTAATGGACGAATGCGGACATGAATATGAATCTGTTGTTTTCTGGGGTGATATGCAAATTGTAAAAGATTTGCACGAAAAGAAACATGGTATGAGCATTTTACTTCTTCATTTAGAGGAGAAGGATTCGGTAATCAAAGAAAAGCAGTTGAAATCGGATGACTATTACTCAAAAATGGAAATTTTGAAACTTAGAGTTAGACAGATTCACGGAAAAGCTGGACGATAATATAATAATGCACGACGGTACAACATGCTGTGATACGGCAGCCGGGGCTCCACAGCATATAGTGGGTTTCGTTCTCGCCCGTCAGTCGCGCTTGGCCTGAAATTTTCGTAACTGGCAGAAATGCCCCGGCCGACCGCATACAGCCGGGCGTTAACCACAAACATAAAAAACAGCAGCATATGTACAAATTATTGACACATCAATGGAAAGAGAAAATTCGATCTTCATTTTGGCAAAAGAATATTATACTAAATATTGTACTTGGTATTTTAGGATTGTATCTCATATTAAATTTTATTGCAGTTAGCTTTTTTGCAGATAAAATACTGCTTGATGTATTTAAAGATTGTGATGTA
The genomic region above belongs to Xiashengella succiniciproducens and contains:
- a CDS encoding DUF1287 domain-containing protein; translated protein: MKFVLTIWLLILTQFCGAQNDFYSRLSGAALELTKQQVTYDPRYFSIPYPNGDVPSNKGVCTDVIIRAYRKLGIDLQKEVHEDMKVNFSAYPKNWGLTNTDTNIDHRRVPNLMVFFSRKGIKLPISQKPEDYLPGEIVCWDLGGGITHIGFVVNVKDLNSDRYKIVHNIGAGQVVEDCLFKFKIIGHYRYSG
- a CDS encoding energy transducer TonB, with protein sequence MNIWTIETRLYRKEKQVILILAFLFMPFIHSFSVNYQTDSIKYKSQIDSISKKEFYLLVDSMPEYPGGQSEMLKFFVTNFKYPAEIDACCKVIVEFIVDTTGQMTDLKIIRNLQKDFDNETLRVLSLMPKWKQGKLNGRAVNVKIIFPLNISLQ
- a CDS encoding pyridoxamine 5'-phosphate oxidase family protein encodes the protein MKHYHLHNRPNRELTKKSDIDRILEKGKFAVISMCRENEPYIVTLSYGYDAENDTLYFHCAKNGLKLDFLNSNKNVCATVIEDKGYVMDECGHEYESVVFWGDMQIVKDLHEKKHGMSILLLHLEEKDSVIKEKQLKSDDYYSKMEILKLRVRQIHGKAGR